The following are encoded together in the Vanrija pseudolonga chromosome 7, complete sequence genome:
- the SPAC1F7.11c_13 gene encoding putative transcriptional regulatory protein, producing MDPEPAKKKRRRIHLNCEECRRTKSKCNRSWPCSECVKKGLAHICPNHVSKVSQPKSQTIAELQARVKQLEAVIARHGLEADSIASDGDDEQPITGRNNTLPGPGAPQSAVDMAAMLGHLTLGNGGSSSKRFAGMGTTAFFLASPGESEGTSDDEEDEGVRREAMREELAPPWGRSRGVSLTGRGHLPGVLLDRCRAMLPSRRAAKEMFDRFFEATSWRIQPMTPAFFDTVLSSVYDSPEGAHAHDLAVLFAMQAMAMLFDATAGTQSAFQSVDYHQTAYSCLVAGNFYTETTLSSLVSLHLLGSFLINSDDKRLPDGIFAIVGLGVRLATIAGYHREPAPGSMGQDELDWRRRVWHELLALERVHCLTALLPGSIAPRHYDTAFPSDAHKEGYFFTKWKLGLHMQRVFDYWSTIEIADYQEVQDIDAGLRRFLHDLPPHLRCASFPAESFPLARPGAPAVVVSPAPVATVATSTSDYTSTITPERLAHQQYRMATHICMVFFYLHRPCFMRALSIGGHIGELSVRTVVEVCERMLELVRGILSSDHSMSRWFSFAADLFSVLLCQTLLVVKTTDAALAQARFGVLAQGLAVLEWTATASPNSKNRALVGRTRRLVAKAKESLARFPSINAETTAAGITPAVKTEVIDVDLLELQAPPLLYPSLPHPALPVPDHSPSDASSGAAAAPFTAFELPEGSLGFSMPTTNDAQFDMWLAMLFPSGGGGEAHPAVVPNGQASDDLFLDPAVPNGEQAEELFLDPTAWQA from the exons atggACCCAGAGCCGGCAAAGAAGAAGCGCAGGCGCATCCACCTCAACTGCGAGGAGTGCCGGCGGACCAAGTCGAAGT GTAATCGGTCGTGGCCATGCAGCGAGTGTGTCAAGAAGG GCCTTGCGCACATCTGCCCGAACCATGTGTCGAAGGTCTCGCAGCCGAAATCACAAAccatcgccgagctgcaaGCGCGCGTAAAGCAGCTGGAAGCCGTCATCGCGCggcacggcctcgaggccgactcgATCGCGTccgatggcgacgacgagcagcccATAACGGGGCGGAACAACACGCTGCCCgggcccggcgcgccgcagtCAGCGGTCGACATGGCCGCGATGCTGGGCCACCTCACCCTCGGCAACGGGGGGAGTAGTAGCAAGCGCTTTGCCGGCATGGGCACGACGGCGTTCTTCCTCGCGTCGccgggcgagagcgagggcacgagcgacgacgaggaagacgagggcgTGCGCCGTGAGGCGatgcgcgaggagctcgcgccgccctggGGCCGGAGTCGCGGGGTTAGCTTGACCGGCAGGGGGCATCTACCGGGGGTATTGTTGGACAGGTGTCGCGCGATGCTGCCGTCTAGGCGGGCGGCCAAGGAGATGTTTGACCGGTTCTTcgaggcgacgagctggcg GATCCAGCCCATGACGCCGGCCTTCTTCGACACTGTCCTCTCAAGCGTGTACGACTCGCCCGaaggcgcgcacgcgcacgacctcgccgtgctcTTCGCGATGCAGGCGATGGCGATGCTCTTCGACGCGACAGCAGGGACGCAGTCGGCCTTCCAAAGCGTCGATTACCACCAGACAGCGTACAGCTGCCTCGTCGCAGGCAACTTCTACACCGAGACCACGCTGAGCAGCCTCGTGTCCCTGCACCTCCTGGGCTCGTTCTTGATCAACTCGGACGACAAGCGCCTCCCGGACGGCATCTTCGCcatcgtcggcctcggcgtgcgcctcgCGACTATTGCTGGCTACCAccgcgagccggcgccggggagTATGGGccaggacgagctcgactggCGCAGGAGGGTGTGGCATGAGCTGCTagcgctcgagcgcgtccat TGCCTCACCGCGCTCCTCCCCGGCTCGATCGCACCCCGGCACTACGACACCGCGTTCCCCTCCGACGCCCACAAAGAAGGCTACTTCTTCACCAAGTGGAAGCTCGGGCTGCACATGCAGCGCGTGTTCGACTACTGGTCGACCATCGAGATCGCCGACTATCAAGAGGTGCAGGACATTGACGCGGGGCTGAGGAGGTTCCTGCACGACCTGCCGCCGCATCTACGGTGTGCAAGCTTCCCAGCCGAGTCGTtcccgctcgcgcggcccggcgcgccagccgtcgtcgtctctcCTGCGCCCgtggcgacggtggcgacgagcacgtcggacTACACGAGCACTATCACGcccgagcgcctcgcgcaccagCAGTACCGGATGGCGACGCACATCTGCATGGTGTTTT tcTACCTCCACAGACCGTGCTTCATGCGCGCGCTCAGCATCGGCGGCCACATCGGCGAGCTGAGCGTGCGCACCGTCGTGGAGGTATGCGAGCGcatgctcgagctcgtgcgggGTATCCTGTCTTCCGACCACTCGATGTCGCGGTGGTTT TCCTTCGCGGCAGACCTCTTCTCTGTCCTGCTGTGCCAGACACTCCTGGTCGTCAAgacgaccgacgccgcgctcgcgcaggcaCGGTTCGGCGTGCTGGCGCAAggcctcgccgtgctcgagtggacggcgaccgcgtcgccgaaCAGCAAGAACCGCGCACTGGtgggccgcacgcgccggctcgtcgccaaggcgaAGGAAAGCCTCGCGCGCTTCCCCAGCATCAATGCGGAGACTACAGCGGCGGGCATCACGCCGGCCGTCAAGACCGAGGTtatcgacgtcgacctgctcgagctgcaggcGCCGCCACTGCTGTACCCCTCCCTCCCGCACCCCGCCCTCCCTGTCCCCGACCACTCGCCGTCGGACGCGTCCTCTGGCGCCGCAGCTGCGCCCTTTACGGCCTTCGAGCTCCCCGAGGGGTCGCTCGGCTtctcgatgccgacgaccaACGACGCGCAGTTTGACATGTGGCTCGCCATGCTGTTCcccagtggcggcggcggcgaggcgcatCCCGCCGTCGTGCCGAACGGTCAAGCCAGCGACGACCTGTTCCTCGACCCCGCTGTGCCGAACGGTGAGCAGGCTGAGGAGCTGTTCCTCGACCCCACAGCGTGGCAGGCCTGA
- the ODC2 gene encoding Mitochondrial 2-oxodicarboxylate carrier 2, with protein MSDKVVATPTAKPLPLPFGYTFAAGAIAGVTELLLLYPLDVVKTRQQLDTSKNPAGMIQTFKNIVTQEGPSRLYRGILSPLLMEAPKRAVKFGANGWWGALFTDNGKRKTTQSIAILTGCFAGATESFVVTPFELVKIRLQDKSSTYTGPLDVVKKVVAKSGPLGLYQGMESTFWRHWWWNGGYFGSIYQVKALLPKAENKQAEMINNLAAGTVGGFVGTVMNTPFDVVKSRLQLHATGEWTYPALFRIAREEGFGALYKGFAPKVLRLAPGGGVLLLVVEALSAVFRKQLGPPYI; from the exons ATGTCGGACAAGGTTGTCGCTACCCCCACGGCCAAGCCGCTGC CCCTGCCCTTCGGGTACACGttcgccgctggcgccaTTGCCG GTGTCACTGAGCTTCTC CTCCTGTACCCCCTCGATGTCGTCAAGacgcgccagcagctcgacacGAGCAAGAACCCCGCGGGCATGATCCAGACCTTCAAGAACATCGTCACGCAGGAGGG CCCCTCGCGCCTCTACCGCGGTATCCTCTCGCCCCTCCTCATGGAGGCGCCCAAGCGTGCCGTCAAGTTCGGCGCCAACGGCTGGTGGGGTGCCCTCTTCACCGACAACGGcaagaggaagacgacgcaGTCGATTGCCATCTTGACCGGCTGCTTCGCCGGTGCCACCGAGTCGTTTGTCGTCACGCCCTTTGAGCTCGTCAAGATCCGTCTCCAGGACAAGTCGTCGACTTACACCGGCCCCCTTGACGTTGTGAAGAAGGTTGTCGCCAAGTCGGGTCCTCTTGG TCTCTACCAGGGCATGGAGTCGACCTTCTGGCGCCACTGGTGGTGGAACGGCGGCTACTTCGGCTCGATCTACCAGGTCAAGGCCCTCCTCCCCAAGGCCGAGAACAAGCAGGCCGAGATGATCAACAACCTTGCCGCCGGTACCGTTGGTGGTTTCGTCGGTACCGTCATGAACACTCCTT TCGATGTCGTCAAGTCTCGTCTCCAGCTCCACGCCACTGGcgagtg GACCTACCCCGCTCTCTTCCGCATTGCCCGAGAGGAGGGCTTCGGCGCGCTCTACAAGGGCTTCGCGCCCAAGGTCCTCCGTCTCGCccccggtggtggtgtccTCTTGCTTG tcgtcgaggccctcTCCGCCGTCTTCcgcaagcagctcggccCTCCCTACATTTAG